A window of the Emys orbicularis isolate rEmyOrb1 chromosome 1, rEmyOrb1.hap1, whole genome shotgun sequence genome harbors these coding sequences:
- the GPR45 gene encoding probable G-protein coupled receptor 45, with product MACNDTPIDSDVALNESTPSIGSSYTALPAPLRILLVIIMVFMIAVGFFGNAIVCLIVYQKPAMRSAINLLLATLAFSDIMLSLFCMPFTAVTIITVNWNFGAHFCRISAMLYWLFVLEGVSILLIISVDRFLIIVQRQDKLNPYRAKVIIAMSWALSFCISFPSVIGWTFVEVPARAPQCVLGYTEFPADRAYVVMLVVAIFFIPFSIMLYSYLCILNTVRRNALRIHNHAESLCLSQVSKLGLMGLQKPQQMNVDMSFKTRAFTTILILFIGFSLCWLPHTVFSLLSVFSRQFYYSPSFYITSTYILWLSYLKSVFNPVVYCWRIKKFREACMEFVPKTFKILPKVPGRTKRRIQPSTIYICSETQSAV from the coding sequence ATGGCATGCAACGACACTCCCATAGACAGTGATGTTGCTCTCAATGAGAGTACCCCATCCATAGGCTCCAGTTACACAGCTCTGCCTGCCCCACTCAGGATATTGTTGGTAATAATAATGGTCTTCATGATTGCCGTTGGATTTTTTGGTAATGCCATTGTCTGCCTCATTGTCTACCAGAAGCCAGCCATGCGTTCAGCCATCAACCTGCTGCTAGCAACTTTGGCCTTTTCTGACATCATGCTGTCTTTGTTCTGCATGCCTTTTACCGCAGTTACAATTATTACAGTGAACTGGAACTTCGGGGCTCACTTCTGTCGGATATCAGCTATGCTCTATTGGTTATTTGTCTTGGAAGGAGTCTCTATACTCTTGATCATTAGCGTGGACCGTTTCTTAATTATCGTTCAACGGCAAGACAAGCTGAACCCTTACCGTGCCAAAGTCATCATCGCCATGTCCTGGGCATTGTCCTTCTGCATTTCCTTTCCTTCAGTGATTGGATGGACATTTGTGGAAGTACCAGCCCGGGCTCCCCAATGTGTTCTGGGGTACACTGAATTTCCTGCTGACAGAGCTTATGTCGTGATGCTAGTTGTGGCAATTTTCTTCATCCCTTTCAGTATCATGCTGTATTCTTACCTTTGCATTCTAAATACCGTGCGGCGCAATGCCCTTAGGATCCACAACCATGCTGAGAGCCTTTGCTTGAGCCAGGTGAGCAAACTGGGCCTCATGGGACTACAGAAGCCTCAGCAGATGAATGTGGACATGAGCTTCAAAACCAGAGCCTTCACTACAATTCTCATTCTATTCATTGGCTTTTCACTCTGCTGGCTTCCACACACTGTGTTCAGCTTGCTCTCTGTGTTTAGCAGACAGTTCTACTACAGCCCTTCTTTCTACATCACCAGCACCTACATCCTGTGGCTGAGTTACCTCAAGTCAGTGTTTAACCCTGTCGTCTACTGTTGGAGAATCAAGAAATTCCGTGAGGCCTGCATGGAATTCGTGCCTAAAACATTCAAGATCCTCCCTAAAGTGCCTGGACGAACAAAGAGGAGAATACAGCCAAGTACAATATACATCTGTAGTGAGACCCAGTCAGCTGTTTAG